A part of Cystobacter ferrugineus genomic DNA contains:
- a CDS encoding tetratricopeptide repeat protein — translation MATTRVMGRGPKSPVDEEFLKQLYQGGELLAQGRLDDARRLLERAHQLQPRNEKGRNMLGLAYFKLGHFDRAAEIYEALVRDNPVDATLRVNLGLVYLKTNALQRAMREFATATDLQPDHKKAHNYLGLALAQAGEYGRARQHFLVAGSEAMAQKMARAIAGDSFARPPARAATPAPVPVPAVRPAPPPSEGQWGAQFGLDEVPPPSDDELRFAEDEGPGALPPSGSGDGVLAPDGTSGDETRETLEALDSPPDDERLPESLEGATPELPTQTPSFPSTEEVPLLAELTPALVLEGASPARRLRVGGGSLSVYVEGELLTRLEGLVAFSGQLEFEPERKRFRGRATDEPFGQGPARFTRASGRGVLFLEAAEGHSFLATDLGDEGVYAREECVFAFEEAVAFENGKVPSDVPPDLDLVYLRGQGRVVLRVRGALRSVGITAEAPVTVPMSHLVGWQGSVTPRVVPLSQENLPPGVGVELSGEGFALISLPLR, via the coding sequence ATGGCGACGACGCGCGTGATGGGGCGGGGGCCAAAGAGCCCCGTTGACGAGGAGTTCCTCAAGCAGCTCTACCAGGGAGGCGAGTTGCTGGCGCAGGGCCGTCTGGACGACGCTCGACGGTTGCTCGAGCGGGCCCACCAGCTCCAGCCCCGCAACGAGAAGGGCCGCAACATGCTCGGCCTGGCCTACTTCAAGCTGGGCCACTTCGACCGGGCGGCGGAAATCTACGAGGCGCTGGTGCGCGACAACCCGGTGGACGCCACGCTGCGCGTCAACCTGGGGCTCGTCTACCTGAAGACCAACGCCCTGCAGCGCGCGATGCGCGAGTTCGCCACCGCGACCGACCTGCAGCCGGACCACAAGAAGGCCCACAACTACCTCGGGCTGGCGCTGGCCCAGGCCGGCGAGTATGGCCGGGCCCGGCAGCACTTCCTCGTGGCCGGCAGCGAGGCCATGGCCCAGAAGATGGCCCGGGCCATCGCGGGAGACTCCTTCGCCCGGCCGCCCGCCAGGGCCGCCACGCCCGCGCCGGTGCCGGTGCCCGCGGTGCGGCCCGCGCCTCCCCCCTCCGAGGGCCAGTGGGGCGCCCAGTTCGGCCTGGACGAGGTCCCTCCGCCGAGCGACGACGAGCTGCGCTTCGCCGAGGACGAGGGGCCCGGTGCGCTCCCTCCCTCCGGCTCCGGAGACGGCGTGCTCGCCCCGGACGGGACGTCAGGGGACGAGACCCGGGAGACGCTGGAGGCGCTGGACTCGCCGCCGGATGACGAGCGGTTGCCCGAGTCCCTGGAAGGGGCCACGCCCGAGCTGCCCACGCAGACCCCGTCCTTTCCTTCCACCGAGGAGGTTCCGCTGCTGGCGGAGCTCACCCCCGCGCTGGTGCTGGAGGGCGCGAGCCCCGCGCGGCGCCTGCGCGTGGGCGGTGGCAGCCTCTCCGTCTATGTGGAGGGCGAGCTGCTCACTCGGCTGGAGGGGCTGGTGGCCTTCAGCGGACAGCTCGAGTTCGAGCCGGAGCGCAAGCGCTTCCGGGGCCGCGCCACGGACGAGCCCTTCGGCCAGGGCCCGGCCCGGTTCACGCGGGCGAGCGGCCGGGGCGTGCTCTTCCTGGAGGCCGCCGAGGGGCACTCCTTCCTCGCGACGGACCTGGGGGATGAGGGCGTCTACGCGCGCGAGGAGTGCGTCTTCGCCTTCGAGGAGGCGGTGGCCTTCGAGAATGGCAAGGTGCCCTCGGACGTGCCGCCGGACCTGGACCTGGTGTACCTGCGTGGGCAGGGCAGGGTGGTCCTGCGGGTGCGCGGCGCGCTGCGCTCGGTGGGCATCACGGCCGAGGCTCCGGTGACGGTGCCCATGTCCCACCTGGTGGGCTGGCAGGGCTCGGTCACTCCCCGGGTGGTGCCGCTGTCCCAGGAGAACCTCCCGCCCGGCGTTGGAGTGGAACTGAGCGGCGAAGGATTTGCCCTCATCTCCCTGCCACTCCGCTAG
- the pgsA gene encoding CDP-diacylglycerol--glycerol-3-phosphate 3-phosphatidyltransferase: protein MDRAERAVRKRQKKEERARRRAARKPSVLVQEFWNLPNMLTLGRIFLIPLFVWLTYEADPLDSLLAAAVFAVAAITDIVDGYLARRWNLITVVGKFMDPLADKLIAMAALVMMVRLGRIAAWVVIVLLAREFIVSGLRTIAASEGMVIAAGQEGKWKTSLQLVGIISLCVHYEHPVDMGFYAAPVNFNKVGQVLVYLSGAFSVWSAVVYFRAFLAMLARRGSGGGEQKA from the coding sequence ATGGATCGAGCGGAGCGAGCGGTACGGAAGCGGCAGAAGAAGGAGGAGCGGGCGCGGCGTCGCGCGGCGCGCAAGCCCAGCGTGCTGGTGCAGGAGTTCTGGAACCTGCCGAACATGCTGACGCTCGGGCGCATCTTCCTCATCCCCCTGTTCGTCTGGCTCACCTACGAGGCGGACCCGCTCGACTCGCTCCTGGCGGCGGCGGTGTTCGCGGTGGCCGCCATCACCGACATCGTGGATGGCTACCTGGCGCGGCGCTGGAACCTCATCACCGTGGTGGGCAAGTTCATGGATCCGCTGGCCGACAAGCTCATCGCCATGGCGGCCCTGGTGATGATGGTGCGCCTGGGGCGCATCGCGGCCTGGGTCGTCATCGTGCTCCTGGCGCGCGAGTTCATCGTCAGCGGCCTGCGCACCATCGCGGCGAGCGAGGGCATGGTCATCGCGGCGGGGCAGGAGGGCAAGTGGAAGACCTCGCTGCAGCTCGTGGGCATCATCTCCCTGTGCGTGCACTACGAGCACCCGGTGGACATGGGCTTCTACGCGGCGCCGGTGAACTTCAACAAGGTGGGCCAGGTGCTCGTGTACCTGTCCGGGGCGTTCTCCGTGTGGAGCGCCGTCGTGTACTTCCGAGCCTTCCTCGCCATGCTCGCCCGGCGAGGAAGCGGAGGCGGTGAACAGAAGGCTTGA